The following proteins come from a genomic window of Myroides odoratus DSM 2801:
- a CDS encoding acyl carrier protein phosphodiesterase, whose amino-acid sequence MNFLAHVYLSGQDEQKAIGNFIADSVRGKQYLDFPKGIQHGILLHREIDTYTDNHSIWRKDKKILVPTYNHYAAVIIDMYYDHFLAKNWDIYHEVPLATYTANFYNTLERNFDLLPAKIQNFLPIMIRENWFMCYETVEGLGYILSQMDRRTKGISKMSQATRELVEHYAVLETDFTQFFKELENHVISVQQTSRFTDI is encoded by the coding sequence ATGAATTTTTTAGCACATGTTTATTTGTCGGGACAAGACGAGCAAAAAGCCATTGGCAATTTTATTGCGGACAGTGTTCGCGGCAAACAATACTTAGATTTTCCCAAAGGCATTCAGCATGGAATCCTCTTGCATCGCGAGATTGACACCTATACAGATAACCATTCTATTTGGCGCAAGGACAAAAAAATATTAGTTCCAACGTACAACCATTATGCAGCTGTGATTATCGATATGTATTACGACCATTTTCTCGCTAAGAATTGGGACATTTATCACGAGGTGCCTTTAGCTACTTATACTGCTAATTTTTACAATACCTTAGAGCGCAATTTTGATTTACTTCCCGCAAAGATTCAGAACTTTTTACCCATTATGATTCGAGAAAATTGGTTTATGTGTTATGAAACGGTGGAAGGATTAGGCTATATTCTCTCTCAAATGGATAGACGAACCAAGGGAATCTCAAAAATGTCTCAAGCGACAAGAGAACTAGTCGAACACTATGCTGTATTAGAAACTGACTTCACTCAATTTTTTAAAGAATTAGAAAACCACGTTATTTCCGTTCAACAAACTTCCCGTTTTACGGATATTTAA
- a CDS encoding chloride channel protein has protein sequence MKIWNKKRIAYYFKQTFRYAEGILFFLKSILSDRQFLYLSCVLVGASSAIAVTILKSFAHAVFKFATYIDNISHLPYTNSILPIIGILLTVFVVRKFLNGSIEKGTYQIMIAVAKHSGVMPKKQMYSQIVTSSLTVGMGGSLGLESPIAITGAAFGSNFAQNYKLSYKDRILLLGCGVAAGISAAFNAPIAGVLFAIEIVLADITVSAFIPIMIASATGTIVTDLIIKEDILLSFKKQLVFDTFNTGYYVILGVLAGLFCVYHARMFRKTEAYISKFTNHVYKKALIGATMLAVLIFLFPTLFGEGYESIKILAGDQPEAILNNTLLKNFATNEWVLLLFVAGAALVKTFAVGLTMGSGGNGGNFAPSLFVGSYLGFTVAKFLSLLGVKDMPIHNFTVVGMAGVISGLFHAPLTGIFLIAEITGGYGLMVPLLIVSSISFAIAKHMEKYSMDIKSIAETGMVFTSDKDANILSTINAHDFIRNDIHILKSTQTTQDAVTIFTQTQQEFIPVVDDNQTLVGVINLNHVRPIVFSTFQTKFTPLSDLIEQPITVSYDDSTKHIINRFDLRKSDFLLVQKDKAYFGYILKADMLEAYRNNLKSLSIN, from the coding sequence ATGAAAATTTGGAATAAAAAACGTATTGCGTACTATTTTAAGCAAACCTTTCGGTATGCTGAAGGTATTTTATTTTTTTTAAAATCGATCCTTTCGGATCGCCAATTTTTGTATTTATCCTGTGTATTAGTCGGGGCTTCCAGTGCAATAGCAGTGACCATTTTAAAGTCATTTGCCCATGCTGTTTTCAAATTTGCCACCTATATTGACAATATTTCTCACCTGCCCTACACCAATAGTATTTTACCCATTATCGGTATTCTACTAACGGTATTTGTGGTGCGCAAATTTTTAAATGGCAGCATTGAAAAAGGGACATATCAAATTATGATTGCTGTGGCAAAACATTCGGGAGTCATGCCTAAAAAGCAAATGTACTCTCAGATTGTTACGAGTTCCCTGACGGTGGGTATGGGAGGATCACTCGGATTAGAATCGCCAATTGCCATTACCGGAGCTGCCTTTGGATCTAATTTTGCACAAAATTACAAGCTCAGCTATAAAGATCGTATTTTACTTTTAGGTTGTGGTGTAGCTGCGGGTATTTCTGCTGCTTTTAATGCACCTATTGCAGGTGTTCTTTTTGCCATTGAGATTGTATTAGCCGATATTACGGTTTCTGCTTTTATTCCGATTATGATTGCCTCTGCAACAGGAACGATTGTCACTGATTTAATTATCAAAGAAGATATATTACTTTCCTTTAAGAAACAGCTGGTATTCGATACGTTCAATACGGGGTATTACGTTATTTTAGGGGTTCTTGCCGGATTATTCTGCGTGTACCACGCGCGTATGTTTCGAAAAACAGAAGCCTATATTTCTAAGTTTACGAATCACGTCTATAAAAAAGCACTGATAGGTGCAACCATGTTAGCTGTTTTAATCTTCCTCTTTCCCACCCTTTTTGGTGAGGGATATGAAAGTATAAAAATACTAGCAGGTGATCAACCTGAAGCGATACTCAACAATACCTTATTAAAAAATTTCGCAACCAATGAATGGGTTCTTCTCCTTTTTGTTGCAGGTGCTGCCTTAGTTAAAACGTTCGCTGTTGGATTGACCATGGGAAGTGGAGGAAATGGAGGAAACTTTGCTCCTTCTCTATTTGTTGGTTCTTACCTCGGCTTTACAGTAGCTAAATTCTTATCCCTTTTAGGTGTAAAAGACATGCCCATTCACAACTTTACCGTCGTTGGAATGGCGGGTGTAATCAGTGGTTTATTTCACGCTCCCCTTACTGGAATCTTCTTAATTGCGGAAATTACGGGAGGCTATGGTTTAATGGTGCCTCTTTTAATTGTTTCCTCTATCAGTTTTGCCATTGCAAAACACATGGAAAAATACTCGATGGATATTAAATCTATTGCGGAAACAGGGATGGTTTTCACCTCTGATAAAGACGCGAATATTTTATCGACAATTAATGCACATGATTTCATTCGCAATGATATTCACATTTTAAAGTCGACACAAACGACACAAGATGCGGTAACTATATTCACACAAACCCAGCAAGAATTTATCCCTGTTGTGGATGACAATCAAACGCTTGTAGGAGTTATTAACCTCAATCACGTGCGTCCTATTGTATTTAGTACCTTCCAAACGAAATTTACTCCCTTGTCTGATTTGATTGAGCAACCGATTACGGTTTCTTACGATGACAGTACCAAACATATTATCAATCGCTTTGACCTGAGAAAGTCTGACTTTTTATTGGTGCAAAAGGATAAAGCTTATTTTGGTTATATCTTAAAAGCGGATATGTTAGAAGCTTATCGAAATAACTTGAAATCACTTTCAATTAATTAA
- a CDS encoding winged helix-turn-helix transcriptional regulator gives MATLDLHTIQHTLHCISGKWRIPILIALFHLDKARYSSIQQYLPKIGSKMLTSELKMLEQLNLIERIITETPVTIEYQLSAKGQSLRPVLEALSGWGANELPVKATQLTAENKHEINHFLTINI, from the coding sequence ATGGCAACCTTAGATCTTCATACGATTCAACATACCCTCCATTGCATTAGTGGCAAGTGGAGAATTCCTATATTGATCGCTTTATTTCACTTGGACAAGGCTCGTTATTCTAGCATACAGCAGTATTTACCTAAAATTGGAAGTAAAATGCTCACTTCAGAATTGAAGATGTTGGAACAACTGAACCTTATTGAACGCATTATTACAGAAACACCTGTAACCATTGAATATCAATTGAGCGCTAAAGGTCAATCCCTACGTCCCGTTTTAGAAGCACTTTCAGGTTGGGGAGCCAATGAACTTCCCGTAAAAGCAACTCAGCTCACGGCTGAAAACAAACATGAAATCAATCATTTCTTAACCATCAATATCTAA
- a CDS encoding serine O-acetyltransferase, with the protein MDFIQELLHKNESTNAFLDKKRMEQFTDTLFHFLFQLEDKRYHSEQAINIRLNTLKNEMISILFSINNQEDRSHQIAHDFFEALPSIYQLLNTDATAILENDPAATCLQEVHIAYPGFYAIAIYRFAHQLQRQNVRLLPRIWTEYAHNKTGIDIHPAASIGSHFCIDHGTGIVIGETCVIGTNVKIYQGVTLGAISVSKDKANTRRHPFIEDNVVIYSGATILGGDTIIGHDSVIGGNVWLTKSVDPNSIIYSKSKVYSKYTDKYPEPINFII; encoded by the coding sequence ATGGATTTTATTCAAGAATTACTGCATAAAAATGAAAGCACCAATGCCTTTCTAGATAAAAAAAGAATGGAACAGTTTACAGATACACTTTTTCATTTTTTATTTCAATTAGAAGATAAGAGATATCACTCCGAACAAGCCATTAATATTCGATTAAATACATTAAAGAATGAAATGATTTCCATTTTATTTAGTATTAATAATCAAGAAGACCGCTCTCATCAGATCGCGCATGACTTTTTTGAAGCTCTTCCCAGTATATATCAATTATTAAACACGGATGCAACGGCTATTTTAGAAAATGACCCTGCAGCGACATGCTTACAAGAAGTACACATTGCTTATCCCGGATTTTACGCGATTGCCATCTACCGCTTTGCGCATCAATTGCAGCGACAAAACGTGCGATTACTTCCCCGTATTTGGACGGAATATGCCCACAATAAAACTGGTATTGACATCCACCCTGCCGCTTCGATTGGTTCGCACTTTTGCATTGACCACGGAACGGGTATTGTAATTGGAGAAACTTGCGTTATTGGAACTAATGTAAAAATATATCAAGGAGTGACGTTAGGTGCTATATCTGTTTCTAAAGATAAAGCCAATACGCGTCGACACCCCTTTATTGAAGACAATGTAGTTATTTACTCAGGGGCAACTATTTTGGGCGGAGATACCATCATTGGTCATGATTCTGTCATTGGAGGTAACGTTTGGTTAACCAAAAGTGTAGATCCCAATTCTATTATTTACAGCAAAAGTAAAGTCTATTCAAAGTATACAGACAAATATCCAGAACCTATCAATTTTATTATATAA
- the cysK gene encoding cysteine synthase A, whose product MKAQNILDTIGRTPHVKINKLFPSNLNVWMKLEKQNPGGSLKDRIALAMIEDAEAKGLINKDTTIIEPTSGNTGVGLAMVCAVKGYQLILVMPESMSIERRKLMAAFGAKFVLTPRELGTAGSVAKATELAEQMENAWVPQQFNNFSNPEIHRKTTALEIINDFPEGIDYFITGVGTGGHITGVAEVLKEKFPKLKVYAVEPKNSPVLSGGQPGPHPLQGIGAGFVPKVVNTAIFDGIITIDKEEAFEYTNRVAKEEGILAGISTGTSLAAIAQKLPEIEAGATILTFNYDTGERYWSVDDLFDEKAAEYKE is encoded by the coding sequence ATGAAAGCACAAAACATTTTAGACACTATTGGGCGTACCCCACATGTAAAAATCAATAAACTTTTCCCTTCAAACCTGAATGTATGGATGAAGTTAGAAAAACAAAATCCGGGAGGAAGTTTAAAAGATCGTATTGCCTTAGCAATGATTGAAGATGCAGAGGCAAAAGGATTAATTAATAAAGACACGACGATTATTGAGCCTACTTCAGGAAACACGGGAGTTGGATTAGCGATGGTCTGCGCTGTTAAAGGCTACCAATTAATTTTGGTTATGCCAGAATCCATGAGTATTGAACGCAGAAAATTAATGGCTGCTTTTGGGGCGAAATTCGTTTTAACACCAAGAGAATTGGGAACAGCAGGATCTGTTGCAAAAGCTACGGAATTGGCAGAACAAATGGAAAATGCATGGGTTCCACAGCAATTTAATAATTTTTCAAACCCTGAAATTCACCGTAAAACGACCGCTTTAGAAATTATCAATGATTTTCCAGAAGGTATCGATTACTTTATTACAGGCGTTGGAACTGGAGGACATATTACAGGAGTAGCTGAAGTCTTAAAAGAGAAATTTCCAAAACTAAAAGTATACGCCGTTGAGCCTAAGAATTCACCTGTATTAAGTGGCGGACAACCAGGTCCTCACCCCTTACAAGGTATTGGAGCTGGATTCGTTCCTAAAGTAGTGAATACTGCTATTTTTGATGGGATTATTACCATTGACAAGGAAGAAGCTTTTGAATATACTAATCGCGTTGCAAAAGAAGAGGGAATCTTAGCGGGTATTTCAACGGGAACATCGTTGGCTGCCATTGCACAAAAACTACCTGAGATTGAAGCAGGAGCTACGATTTTAACGTTCAACTATGATACAGGAGAACGCTATTGGTCTGTTGATGACTTATTTGATGAAAAAGCAGCTGAATACAAAGAGTAA
- a CDS encoding 5'-nucleotidase, lipoprotein e(P4) family — translation MLKRTFLLAGLLVLSACKTTPSSQVTSTTNPLHHIEVNGKLYAAVFQQNAAEYQALAAQAFNIATLRVDEILTQQFDKPLAIVTDIDETFLDNSPYAVEMARQGKVFSEETWNAWTSKGEALPLLGSLEFFNYAASKGIEVYYITNRTQNDKAGTMKNLKKYNYPFADDQHVIVRTTESSKETRRQKLSETHEIVMLLGDNLSDFSTVFDKKTQAERLQNVKNNQALFGKRFIVLPNTGYGDWESALLEYKRNLTTEEKDNLYNKSVKGF, via the coding sequence ATGTTAAAAAGAACTTTCCTCCTTGCAGGACTTCTTGTTTTATCCGCATGTAAAACAACTCCTTCAAGTCAAGTTACTTCAACAACCAATCCTTTACACCATATTGAAGTAAATGGCAAATTATACGCGGCAGTATTTCAACAAAATGCTGCTGAATATCAAGCCTTAGCTGCACAAGCCTTCAATATAGCGACCTTGAGAGTGGATGAAATCTTAACACAACAATTCGACAAGCCATTGGCTATTGTGACCGATATTGACGAAACGTTTTTAGACAACTCCCCTTATGCCGTTGAGATGGCGCGTCAAGGAAAAGTATTCAGCGAAGAAACGTGGAATGCTTGGACATCTAAAGGAGAGGCATTACCACTATTAGGTAGTTTAGAATTTTTCAACTACGCAGCTTCTAAAGGAATCGAAGTGTACTATATTACGAATCGTACGCAAAATGACAAAGCGGGTACGATGAAGAATCTAAAGAAATACAACTACCCTTTTGCTGATGATCAACATGTAATTGTTCGCACGACAGAATCTAGCAAAGAAACAAGAAGACAAAAATTAAGTGAAACACATGAAATTGTAATGCTTCTTGGTGACAACCTTTCTGATTTCTCTACTGTTTTTGATAAAAAAACACAAGCAGAGCGCTTGCAAAATGTAAAAAATAACCAAGCGTTATTTGGCAAGCGATTCATTGTTTTACCCAATACAGGATATGGAGATTGGGAATCAGCATTGTTAGAATACAAGCGCAATCTGACAACCGAAGAGAAAGACAACCTATACAATAAAAGCGTCAAAGGCTTTTAA
- a CDS encoding helix-turn-helix domain-containing protein: MHNKNRKIVEFIRDEWLTKHPNNSQFARDHGIDEKIVRLIKDDDTYAISLNTLIKICNARALSLQEFCGLAQV; encoded by the coding sequence ATGCACAATAAGAATAGAAAAATCGTTGAGTTTATCAGAGACGAATGGTTAACCAAACATCCCAATAATAGTCAGTTTGCACGGGATCACGGCATTGATGAAAAAATTGTGCGTTTGATTAAAGATGACGATACGTATGCAATTAGTTTAAATACGCTAATTAAAATTTGTAACGCCAGAGCATTATCACTTCAAGAATTTTGTGGTTTAGCTCAAGTATAA
- a CDS encoding helix-turn-helix domain-containing protein: MDNYLIGIGKRIKEIRKRNKYTITQVATKAEVSNGLISKIENGRTIPSLPVLLHLIQALDVEVGEFFKHITLAEKGNFVLCKQADYTVIEKEEMAVGFEYRSIFSKQLNSCGFETVLLEIKPNSKRDKVETDAFEFKYMIKGECTYVIGEEEVLVQTGDSILFDGRIPHVPINQTQESCLMLVVYFFYDKNDSIL, encoded by the coding sequence ATGGATAATTACCTCATCGGTATCGGCAAGAGAATTAAAGAAATTAGAAAGCGCAATAAATACACCATTACTCAAGTTGCAACTAAAGCAGAGGTGAGCAATGGATTAATTTCAAAAATTGAAAATGGTAGAACGATACCTTCCCTCCCTGTTCTATTGCATTTAATACAAGCACTAGATGTGGAGGTTGGTGAGTTTTTTAAACACATCACATTAGCAGAAAAGGGAAATTTTGTTTTGTGCAAACAAGCGGATTATACGGTGATTGAAAAAGAAGAGATGGCCGTTGGTTTTGAGTATCGCTCCATTTTTTCCAAGCAACTAAATTCTTGCGGATTTGAAACAGTTCTCTTGGAAATCAAACCAAATTCCAAGAGAGACAAAGTTGAAACCGATGCTTTTGAGTTTAAGTATATGATTAAAGGTGAATGTACGTATGTAATTGGTGAAGAGGAAGTACTTGTTCAAACGGGAGATTCCATTTTATTTGATGGTAGAATTCCGCACGTACCTATCAATCAAACGCAAGAAAGTTGTTTGATGTTGGTTGTTTACTTTTTTTATGACAAAAATGATTCAATTCTATAA